A single genomic interval of uncultured Desulfobacter sp. harbors:
- a CDS encoding response regulator — protein MVKIPVKILIVDDEKDFVEMFSLRLTRQGEKVSVAYSGQEALDLLEKTKIDVVILDIRMPGMDGIETLKKIKSSYPLVEVIMLTGHGSTETAVEGMKEGAFDYLLKPADFEDISEKVANAWKRKDEQEERIRKAEARLLLRRTGEI, from the coding sequence ATGGTAAAAATACCGGTAAAAATCTTGATCGTTGATGATGAAAAAGATTTTGTGGAGATGTTTTCCCTGCGCCTGACCCGGCAGGGGGAAAAGGTATCCGTCGCCTATTCAGGACAAGAAGCCCTTGACCTGCTTGAAAAAACCAAGATCGATGTGGTGATCCTGGATATCCGCATGCCCGGCATGGACGGCATTGAGACCTTGAAAAAAATCAAGTCAAGTTATCCCCTGGTGGAAGTAATCATGCTCACCGGGCACGGCTCCACGGAAACGGCTGTGGAAGGCATGAAGGAAGGGGCCTTTGATTACCTCTTGAAACCGGCGGATTTTGAAGATATCAGTGAAAAAGTGGCCAATGCCTGGAAGCGCAAGGATGAACAGGAAGAACGCATCCGCAAGGCTGAAGCAAGGCTTCTGCTCCGGCGCACCGGGGAGATTTAG
- a CDS encoding class I SAM-dependent methyltransferase, with protein sequence MNQANPKGAGKSSFELINTDILKQMLPVHQGSVILDLACGKGLYSLFLSKLAGPSGLVYAVDLWEEGLQMLEAEALKNEVATIARHQGGCHQGHRYRSPQH encoded by the coding sequence ATGAACCAGGCAAACCCCAAAGGTGCAGGCAAAAGCAGTTTTGAGTTGATTAATACGGATATATTAAAACAGATGCTGCCTGTTCACCAGGGATCTGTGATCCTGGATCTTGCCTGCGGTAAAGGACTGTATTCGCTGTTTCTTTCTAAGCTTGCAGGGCCGTCGGGACTGGTCTATGCCGTTGACCTCTGGGAAGAGGGTCTTCAGATGCTGGAAGCGGAAGCCCTGAAAAACGAGGTCGCTACCATTGCTCGCCATCAAGGCGGATGCCACCAAGGACATAGATATAGAAGCCCACAGCATTGA
- a CDS encoding ATP-binding protein yields MSLRQRVYLANAVLLGITVMGTIAMIWYTYKTENLFNGIVARHIPMYQTAESLETSLLNQKGYLSYYLLDKNPEWLRQLADFKLDFESRLASAKPLVTEDWEKETLTNIESVYTTYIAAKNRVVTLYEKGDPGAGAALHREVRANFFRIYELCEKFKTAHKNAIDLSVEDSHSDARNLRYIGLLAIVTVVLLSLLINYIFTRHILEPIRKLAAEADHLGDGRVSGNELAALKSSVHGLIENAEQTHAELVRSRESLMQTEKMALVGQLAAGTAHSIRNPLTSIKMRLFSLGRSAKLSQDQQENISVISTEIGQINKILENFLEFSRPPKLTMKKQSPSQVVDNTLRLLEQRLKSYGVTVHIVRSELLDDVLLDSGQFKEALVNIIINACEAMKKGGNITITETMDSINKNRDTAVIRIQDSGPGIPASIQDDVFNPFFTTKDDGTGLGLSICFNIISEHGGCLVLDSREGQGTCFTITLPAGEDVHGKDSDH; encoded by the coding sequence ATGAGCCTGAGACAACGGGTATATCTTGCCAATGCCGTACTTTTAGGAATAACGGTCATGGGAACCATTGCCATGATCTGGTATACCTATAAAACAGAAAATCTGTTCAACGGTATTGTTGCAAGGCATATTCCTATGTATCAGACCGCTGAATCCCTTGAAACCTCTTTGCTCAACCAGAAAGGGTATCTGTCCTATTATCTTTTGGACAAAAATCCTGAATGGCTCAGGCAGCTGGCTGACTTTAAGCTGGATTTTGAAAGTCGATTGGCCTCTGCCAAGCCCTTGGTTACAGAAGACTGGGAAAAAGAGACGCTGACCAACATTGAATCCGTGTACACAACTTATATTGCGGCCAAGAACCGGGTGGTGACATTATATGAAAAGGGCGACCCGGGTGCCGGGGCCGCCCTTCACCGGGAGGTCAGGGCAAATTTCTTCAGAATTTATGAGTTATGTGAAAAATTTAAAACCGCACATAAAAATGCCATAGACCTTTCCGTGGAAGACAGTCACTCCGATGCCAGAAATTTGCGCTATATCGGCCTTTTAGCCATTGTCACAGTGGTCCTGCTCAGCCTTTTGATCAACTATATTTTCACCCGCCACATCCTGGAACCCATCCGGAAACTGGCGGCGGAAGCAGATCACCTGGGCGACGGCAGGGTGTCCGGCAACGAGCTGGCAGCATTGAAAAGCAGTGTCCACGGCTTGATTGAAAATGCAGAACAAACCCATGCCGAACTTGTGCGAAGTCGGGAATCTTTGATGCAGACCGAAAAAATGGCCCTGGTGGGACAACTTGCCGCAGGCACCGCCCACTCCATCAGAAATCCTTTGACCTCCATTAAAATGCGGCTGTTTTCCCTGGGCCGGTCAGCCAAGCTTTCCCAGGACCAGCAGGAAAACATCAGTGTCATTTCAACGGAGATCGGGCAGATCAACAAAATTCTGGAAAACTTCCTGGAATTTTCCAGACCCCCGAAACTGACCATGAAAAAACAAAGTCCATCCCAGGTGGTGGACAATACCCTGCGGCTGTTGGAACAACGGCTGAAATCCTACGGCGTAACGGTTCATATCGTGCGCAGCGAGCTTTTGGACGATGTGCTGCTGGATTCAGGCCAATTCAAAGAGGCCCTGGTCAATATTATTATCAATGCCTGTGAAGCCATGAAAAAGGGAGGCAATATCACCATTACCGAAACCATGGACAGCATTAACAAAAACAGGGATACTGCGGTGATAAGAATCCAGGATTCCGGGCCCGGCATTCCCGCATCTATCCAGGACGACGTTTTCAACCCGTTTTTCACAACCAAGGACGATGGGACGGGTCTGGGATTAAGCATCTGTTTTAATATTATCAGCGAGCATGGCGGATGTTTGGTACTGGACAGCCGGGAAGGCCAGGGAACCTGTTTCACCATCACACTGCCCGCAGGAGAGGATGTACATGGCAAAGATTCTGATCATTGA
- a CDS encoding Hsp20/alpha crystallin family protein — MFTRMNEIDRMFGAMDLLRTRMDRLFNEMDRPYRRRPAFTLGANTPKLNLLESGDKFEVRAELPGISKDDISIKIQGNYLEISGKREIEPPEGFKPHRKERSATTFSRSFTLPDEVDAEKVDAALKDGILYLTLPKSEAAKPRQIAVN; from the coding sequence ATGTTTACAAGAATGAATGAGATCGACAGAATGTTTGGGGCCATGGATCTGCTCCGCACCAGAATGGACAGACTGTTCAATGAGATGGACAGGCCTTACCGGCGTAGACCGGCATTTACTTTAGGAGCCAATACACCCAAATTAAACCTTCTGGAAAGCGGTGACAAATTTGAAGTCCGGGCAGAACTTCCCGGCATTTCAAAGGATGACATCAGCATTAAAATCCAGGGCAACTACCTTGAAATCAGTGGAAAACGGGAAATTGAACCCCCCGAAGGATTTAAGCCCCACAGAAAGGAACGGTCTGCCACCACATTCTCACGCAGCTTTACCCTGCCCGATGAGGTTGATGCGGAAAAAGTTGATGCAGCGCTAAAAGACGGCATTTTGTATCTCACACTGCCTAAATCAGAGGCAGCCAAACCCAGACAGATCGCCGTTAACTAA
- a CDS encoding response regulator — MKNTPLPHTRLLMVDDEQGFVDVLANRLGRRGIDVVKAYSGAQALRALREVRFDVMVLDLKMEDMDGIEVLKIVRKMAPDLPVIILTGHGSRTAAEDGMNLGAFDYLTKPCELKELMEKISLARQAKNKQNGETKK; from the coding sequence ATGAAAAACACCCCTTTACCCCATACCCGCCTGCTGATGGTGGATGATGAACAGGGCTTTGTGGATGTACTGGCCAACCGGCTGGGTCGTCGGGGGATAGACGTCGTCAAGGCCTATTCCGGTGCGCAAGCGCTGCGGGCGCTTCGCGAAGTCAGGTTTGATGTCATGGTCCTGGATCTGAAAATGGAAGATATGGACGGCATTGAGGTGTTGAAAATTGTCAGGAAAATGGCCCCGGATCTGCCGGTGATCATCCTGACCGGACACGGATCGAGAACAGCTGCAGAGGACGGTATGAACTTAGGCGCGTTTGATTACCTGACAAAGCCCTGCGAACTTAAAGAATTAATGGAAAAAATCAGCCTGGCACGGCAGGCCAAAAACAAACAGAACGGAGAAACAAAGAAATGA
- a CDS encoding DUF4197 domain-containing protein: MCKKRISVLAVALVFTFVMGGAGAALAGNSLLDQGSSLIKSMGTGDTSEGSSSSSLTNSEIISGLKEALETGAGTVVSQLGAEDGFNSDSSIHIPLPSYLSTAQTLMDKAGLGSYGEDLELKLNRAAEAATPKAKALFVNAISQMSFEDANSILNGADDAATQYFKKKTSDDLTEAFTPVVEETLEEIGAIKAYDQMMEKYKTLPFVPNVKGDLADYTVEEALEGIFYYLAKEEKAIRENPAKQTTALLKKLFN; this comes from the coding sequence ATGTGTAAAAAAAGAATCAGCGTTTTAGCAGTAGCGCTTGTTTTTACCTTTGTTATGGGGGGGGCGGGGGCTGCTCTGGCAGGAAATTCCCTGCTGGACCAAGGCTCTTCATTGATTAAATCCATGGGCACGGGTGATACAAGTGAAGGCAGCAGTTCCAGCAGCCTGACCAACAGCGAAATTATTTCCGGCCTTAAGGAGGCGCTGGAAACAGGCGCCGGAACCGTTGTCAGCCAGTTGGGCGCTGAAGACGGATTTAATTCCGATTCCAGCATCCATATCCCTTTGCCTTCCTATCTTTCCACGGCACAGACCTTGATGGATAAGGCTGGCCTGGGATCCTATGGAGAGGATCTGGAACTGAAACTGAACCGGGCTGCCGAGGCGGCCACTCCCAAGGCCAAGGCGTTGTTTGTAAATGCCATTTCGCAGATGTCTTTTGAGGATGCCAACAGCATTCTCAATGGCGCGGATGATGCGGCCACCCAGTATTTTAAGAAAAAAACCTCTGACGATCTCACCGAGGCCTTTACGCCGGTGGTGGAGGAGACCCTGGAAGAAATCGGGGCAATTAAAGCCTATGACCAGATGATGGAAAAATATAAAACCCTGCCTTTTGTTCCCAATGTAAAGGGCGATCTGGCAGACTATACTGTTGAAGAAGCTTTGGAAGGCATTTTTTATTATTTGGCAAAAGAGGAAAAGGCGATTCGGGAAAATCCGGCAAAGCAGACTACGGCCTTGTTAAAAAAATTATTCAACTGA
- a CDS encoding ATP-binding protein has protein sequence MLNLMEINTLENDTGKVIRVLLVDDEDNYRNAVARRLERRNMVVSQAPDGTACLEYLGGNEADVVILDMKMPGMSGMETFKSIRKYYPGLKVIFLTGNAALTEGVEGIKAGAFDYLAKPVEIDHLAGKIRQAWELKRLEMARERDKIFRRRLEKRMIHTQRLASLGTMSTGIAHEINNPLAIIKESAGFIRMVLEDSDRIPEKEMLFKGLEKIEKSVDRARRITHQLLGYVRKQGHELTPVDIRGLTEDTVALIKQKTQAKKVTVQWEHEPEHEMLMHTDPFQVRQVLINLLENAVDAVDTNGEIRLSLYRKEQSVCLKVRDNGSGITPEHMKKIFDPFFTTKPNVSENESGTGLGLFVVHKIMTGLSGSIHVESEPGQGTTFTICLPEWQSD, from the coding sequence GTGCTGAACCTGATGGAAATCAATACCCTTGAAAATGATACCGGCAAGGTTATCCGTGTGCTGCTGGTAGACGATGAAGATAACTACCGCAACGCCGTTGCCCGGCGTCTGGAACGACGAAATATGGTTGTCAGCCAGGCGCCGGACGGGACCGCCTGCCTGGAATACCTCGGCGGAAACGAAGCCGATGTGGTGATTCTGGATATGAAAATGCCCGGCATGTCCGGTATGGAGACCTTTAAGAGCATTCGCAAATACTATCCGGGCCTGAAGGTTATTTTTCTGACCGGAAATGCCGCTTTAACCGAAGGGGTGGAAGGAATTAAGGCCGGTGCTTTTGACTACCTTGCCAAACCCGTGGAAATCGACCATTTGGCCGGTAAAATCCGCCAGGCCTGGGAACTCAAACGCCTGGAGATGGCCCGGGAGCGGGATAAAATCTTCAGGCGGCGTCTGGAAAAACGCATGATCCACACCCAGCGTTTGGCCTCCCTTGGCACCATGTCCACAGGTATTGCCCATGAGATCAACAATCCGTTGGCCATTATTAAGGAGTCGGCCGGATTCATACGCATGGTGCTGGAGGATTCGGACCGGATTCCGGAAAAAGAAATGCTTTTCAAGGGACTTGAAAAAATAGAAAAAAGCGTGGACAGGGCCAGACGGATCACCCACCAGCTGCTGGGCTACGTCCGAAAACAAGGGCATGAACTGACCCCCGTGGATATCCGCGGGCTCACCGAAGATACAGTGGCGTTGATCAAACAGAAAACACAAGCTAAAAAGGTAACTGTACAATGGGAGCATGAACCTGAACACGAAATGCTGATGCACACGGATCCTTTCCAGGTGCGTCAGGTGTTGATAAATCTTTTGGAAAACGCGGTGGATGCCGTGGATACGAATGGAGAAATCCGACTATCTCTTTACCGAAAGGAGCAATCGGTCTGTCTCAAAGTCCGGGATAACGGCAGCGGCATCACGCCGGAACATATGAAAAAAATATTTGATCCTTTTTTTACCACCAAACCCAATGTATCGGAAAATGAGTCCGGCACCGGACTGGGATTGTTTGTGGTACACAAGATCATGACCGGACTTTCAGGCAGTATCCACGTGGAATCAGAACCCGGCCAGGGCACAACCTTTACGATCTGTCTGCCCGAATGGCAATCCGACTAA
- a CDS encoding sigma-54 dependent transcriptional regulator: protein MAKILIIDDDDQLRISFSKLLTEENYDVVSAASGEAGIEIVSTTSLDLVILDVRLPGMNGLETFKEIKKLDATLPTIIVTAFGTTDTAIEATKAGAFDYLLKPFDIPEMLKLITQAIDAGYCMRTPVHVDAEPATYSPDAIVGQSPGMQKVYKIIGRVAQTDATVLIQGESGTGKELVARAVYQHGIRSDKNFSIINCVAIPENLLESELFGFEKGAFTGAARRHIGKIEQADGGTVFLDEIGDMPISIQAKILRLLQERCIERLGGDETIPVDVRIIAATNRDLKSAITQGLFREDLYFRLKVVTIDLPPLRDRVEDIKPLSAHYLERFSHELKIDNPGIREEALDLLKTYEWPGNVRELANLIHKALIFNRGNPLSVSDLSQIIRKREAAGEISQDASQEETIRQWVHTCLSHPSGDHSFEFFSDTICAMAVEEALKISNGNRSQAARLLDISRPTLHAKIDKYGINTISSTQVIR, encoded by the coding sequence ATGGCAAAGATTCTGATCATTGACGACGACGACCAGCTGAGAATCAGTTTTTCCAAACTTCTCACCGAAGAAAACTATGACGTGGTGTCGGCAGCTTCCGGAGAAGCCGGGATTGAAATCGTCAGCACAACGTCTCTGGATCTGGTGATTCTGGATGTACGCCTGCCGGGCATGAACGGGCTTGAAACATTTAAAGAGATAAAAAAGCTCGATGCCACCCTGCCAACCATCATTGTCACGGCATTCGGCACCACAGACACCGCCATTGAAGCCACCAAGGCCGGCGCCTTTGACTACCTGCTCAAACCCTTTGACATCCCTGAAATGCTTAAATTGATTACCCAGGCCATTGATGCAGGCTATTGTATGCGCACCCCGGTGCATGTGGATGCCGAACCTGCGACCTATTCTCCGGACGCCATTGTGGGCCAGAGTCCCGGCATGCAAAAAGTGTATAAAATCATAGGCCGTGTGGCCCAGACCGATGCCACGGTGCTGATCCAGGGCGAATCGGGCACCGGCAAGGAGCTGGTGGCCCGGGCCGTGTACCAGCACGGTATCCGGTCAGATAAAAATTTTTCCATCATCAACTGCGTGGCCATTCCGGAAAACCTTCTGGAAAGCGAGTTGTTCGGCTTTGAAAAAGGGGCCTTCACCGGTGCGGCACGACGGCATATCGGCAAAATTGAACAGGCGGACGGCGGCACCGTGTTTCTGGATGAAATCGGCGACATGCCCATTTCCATCCAGGCCAAAATTCTGCGGCTGCTCCAGGAAAGATGCATTGAACGACTGGGGGGTGATGAAACCATTCCTGTGGATGTGCGCATCATTGCCGCAACCAACAGGGATCTTAAATCCGCCATTACCCAGGGGCTTTTCAGGGAAGATCTCTATTTCCGCCTCAAGGTCGTAACTATTGACTTGCCACCATTAAGGGATCGCGTAGAAGACATCAAACCCCTGAGCGCCCATTACCTGGAAAGGTTCTCCCATGAATTAAAAATCGACAACCCCGGCATCCGGGAAGAGGCCCTGGACCTTTTGAAAACATACGAATGGCCGGGTAATGTCAGGGAACTTGCCAACCTGATTCATAAGGCGCTTATCTTTAACCGGGGCAACCCCTTATCGGTCAGTGATTTAAGCCAGATTATCCGAAAACGGGAAGCCGCAGGGGAAATTTCCCAGGATGCAAGCCAGGAAGAAACCATCCGCCAATGGGTCCACACCTGCCTGTCCCACCCGTCCGGCGATCACAGTTTTGAATTCTTTTCAGACACCATCTGCGCCATGGCCGTGGAAGAAGCCCTGAAAATTTCAAACGGCAACCGCTCCCAGGCCGCCCGGCTTTTGGATATTTCTCGACCCACGCTGCATGCAAAAATTGACAAGTATGGCATCAATACTATTTCGTCTACCCAAGTTATTAGATAG
- a CDS encoding DASS family sodium-coupled anion symporter: protein MIFKSNGFKLAVAVLIGVIVFILPRPEGTKFKLSGTGADQLSQSVAQYFSTQETAPGKPVILTAKAPGTEQARAQYLANQAEELGLSEVNVDYVDGLSPKAKRFLSVLAVLIILFVVEPIPLEITAVLIGASLVILGITDVKGAWAPYMHPVVIFIMCCLIFAIALDKVGLTKRLGYFIIKKAGNSVTRFTFIIAIGLGLASSFMHDAAACAIGIVTMLPLMRAVGIEPNTNTAKFMMLSLPFACSCGGMGTLVGGGRCMVSAAFLKEFTGIEITFFDWIKYCMPAAIICVPAAVLLVYLVYRPDPKFKLPDFDEELGPMTATEKKALIIIAISFVSWLTKGIHGLHYSVTGMVGVTCLVLFGVLKWRDINDNLEWGTALFIFGGGISLGLAMGYSGAADYFANLFFPLIQGKGWLVLFVGVGVFGALVTNAMANVAAAALILPIVIPMAQLEGVNPMILALGLGMATSFAMLLVIGCPPNAIAYSYKYFKSSDLTKLGLVTTPVLLLILIGVVCTWWKLLGLI, encoded by the coding sequence ATGATATTTAAATCGAACGGATTCAAACTGGCGGTAGCAGTCTTGATAGGCGTAATCGTATTTATTCTGCCCAGGCCGGAAGGAACAAAATTTAAGCTTTCCGGCACCGGTGCAGACCAATTGAGCCAGTCCGTCGCTCAATATTTTTCAACCCAGGAAACAGCACCGGGAAAGCCTGTGATTCTGACGGCCAAAGCCCCCGGCACGGAACAGGCCCGGGCACAATACCTTGCCAACCAGGCTGAGGAACTGGGCCTTTCAGAAGTTAATGTGGATTATGTGGACGGACTGAGCCCCAAAGCCAAACGATTTTTATCAGTTCTGGCCGTCCTCATTATTTTGTTTGTGGTTGAGCCCATACCCCTTGAAATCACGGCAGTGCTCATCGGCGCCTCCCTTGTCATCCTTGGTATTACCGATGTGAAAGGGGCATGGGCGCCCTACATGCATCCTGTTGTTATTTTCATCATGTGCTGCCTTATCTTTGCCATTGCCCTGGACAAAGTGGGGCTGACAAAACGACTGGGTTACTTTATTATTAAAAAAGCGGGCAATTCCGTAACACGATTTACCTTTATCATTGCTATAGGATTAGGGTTGGCGTCCTCTTTCATGCACGATGCAGCCGCCTGTGCCATCGGTATTGTCACCATGCTGCCCCTGATGCGGGCCGTGGGCATTGAGCCCAATACCAACACGGCCAAATTCATGATGCTGTCCCTGCCTTTTGCCTGCTCCTGCGGCGGCATGGGAACCCTGGTGGGCGGTGGCCGGTGCATGGTGTCCGCTGCATTTTTAAAAGAATTCACCGGGATTGAGATTACCTTTTTTGACTGGATCAAGTATTGTATGCCCGCGGCCATCATCTGTGTGCCGGCCGCTGTACTCCTTGTTTATTTGGTCTACCGGCCGGACCCCAAGTTCAAACTGCCCGATTTTGACGAGGAGTTAGGTCCCATGACAGCAACCGAAAAAAAAGCCTTGATCATCATTGCAATCTCCTTTGTATCATGGTTGACCAAAGGCATACACGGACTGCACTATTCCGTCACCGGTATGGTGGGCGTAACCTGTCTGGTGCTGTTCGGTGTGCTTAAATGGCGGGACATCAACGATAACCTGGAGTGGGGCACAGCGTTGTTCATCTTTGGCGGTGGTATCTCCCTGGGCCTTGCCATGGGCTATTCCGGTGCAGCAGACTACTTTGCCAACCTGTTCTTCCCGCTGATCCAGGGTAAAGGCTGGCTGGTGCTCTTTGTGGGAGTGGGTGTGTTCGGCGCCCTTGTTACCAATGCCATGGCCAATGTGGCAGCAGCGGCGTTAATTCTGCCCATTGTTATCCCCATGGCCCAGTTGGAAGGGGTGAATCCCATGATTCTGGCCCTGGGGCTTGGTATGGCCACATCATTTGCCATGCTGCTGGTCATTGGCTGTCCGCCCAATGCGATTGCCTATTCATACAAATATTTCAAGTCCTCGGACCTGACCAAACTCGGGCTTGTGACGACACCGGTGCTTTTGTTGATCCTGATAGGCGTGGTATGTACATGGTGGAAGCTTTTAGGCTTAATATAG
- a CDS encoding type II toxin-antitoxin system Phd/YefM family antitoxin, with translation MKPLNISQDIISLSDFKNKASKMLHKVQTSHRPLVITQNGKAAAVLISPSDFDLLTEQARFADAVNRGLSDVEHGRILPDEDLE, from the coding sequence ATGAAACCGTTAAACATATCTCAAGATATCATTTCTCTGTCAGACTTTAAAAATAAAGCATCAAAAATGCTCCATAAGGTTCAAACGTCACATCGCCCCCTTGTTATCACTCAAAACGGCAAGGCAGCAGCCGTTCTTATATCTCCATCAGATTTCGACCTTTTGACCGAACAGGCCCGTTTTGCAGATGCTGTGAATAGAGGGTTGAGTGATGTTGAACATGGACGAATATTGCCGGATGAAGACTTGGAATGA
- a CDS encoding Hsp20/alpha crystallin family protein, whose product MTESKDITRTENKAIEKTRELKTATPSVDIYENDNEILLYADMPGVHKDDVTINIENGKLSISGVRRLDHHGVSNWAEFVDVEYVRSFSIPQSIKVEDVAAKLKDGVLTLHLPKSEAAKPRLIEVTAA is encoded by the coding sequence ATGACTGAAAGCAAAGATATCACCAGAACCGAAAACAAGGCCATTGAAAAGACCCGTGAACTGAAAACCGCCACCCCGTCAGTGGACATTTATGAAAATGATAATGAAATCCTGCTTTATGCGGACATGCCCGGGGTTCACAAGGATGATGTCACGATAAACATCGAAAACGGCAAGCTCTCCATCTCCGGTGTCCGCCGGCTGGATCACCACGGCGTGTCAAACTGGGCGGAATTTGTGGACGTTGAATATGTCAGAAGCTTTTCCATCCCCCAGAGCATTAAGGTGGAAGATGTAGCAGCTAAGCTCAAAGATGGGGTTCTTACCCTTCACCTGCCCAAATCTGAAGCAGCCAAACCCAGATTGATTGAAGTCACGGCTGCCTAA
- a CDS encoding MBL fold metallo-hydrolase, whose product MVEVGFFGAAGEVTGSMHLLDTGVDKILLDCGLFQGRRKESREKNENFQINRSEITTMILSHAHIDHSGRIPLLTKNGFSGRIVTTRPTKGALEYMLLDSGHIQESDALFVNYRSLRTFLYQLEQSKTKHQISNKEKSRIKQLLKKGSYELNVDVIAALHKEYGLDMVTPLYTQQDALESLSFIDGYPFGSEVTIGKGITVKFYVAGHILGSAFSLITVTPEHGGKPLKILFTGDVGRFEKPILKDPTLEFDEEDRDIDLMIIESTYGDREHTPVADLAGSLKETLNRTIERGGALLIPAFAFGRTQEIIYFLHQLYDSGAVPRLPVYVDSPLASNITKVFGEHPESYDTETHKIFLEKGINPFYFKDIKFVDSVEESMRITQDDTPHIVLSASGMCEAGRILHHLRYKIHNPKHTILIVGYMAEHTLGRRIVEFGGQKYSAADKAPEVKILGKGYPLKAHVEKIGGFSAHADRHELMQVVAGSNLRIKNIAVVHGEADQSAAFARRLNEKGYNAFIPKPGDRFKLA is encoded by the coding sequence ATGGTTGAAGTTGGATTTTTTGGAGCAGCAGGAGAGGTGACCGGATCCATGCATCTGCTGGATACAGGCGTTGATAAAATTTTATTGGACTGCGGCTTGTTCCAAGGCCGAAGAAAGGAGAGCCGGGAAAAAAATGAGAACTTTCAAATAAACCGGTCTGAAATTACAACGATGATCCTTTCCCATGCCCATATTGATCATTCCGGCCGGATCCCTCTGTTAACAAAAAACGGCTTTTCCGGCCGGATTGTCACCACCCGTCCCACCAAGGGCGCTCTGGAGTACATGCTATTGGATTCAGGGCATATCCAGGAATCTGATGCTCTGTTCGTTAACTATAGGTCCCTGCGTACGTTTCTGTATCAGCTTGAGCAGTCCAAAACGAAACATCAGATTTCAAACAAGGAAAAATCCAGGATTAAACAGCTGCTTAAAAAAGGGTCTTATGAACTGAATGTGGATGTTATTGCCGCACTTCACAAGGAGTACGGCCTTGACATGGTGACACCGCTGTATACCCAGCAGGATGCACTGGAATCCCTTTCCTTTATTGACGGATACCCCTTTGGCTCGGAAGTGACCATTGGAAAGGGAATCACTGTGAAATTCTACGTGGCCGGCCATATTTTAGGGTCCGCCTTTTCTTTGATCACGGTGACGCCCGAACACGGCGGTAAACCCCTTAAAATACTTTTTACCGGTGATGTCGGCCGGTTTGAAAAACCCATTTTAAAAGACCCCACCCTGGAATTTGATGAAGAGGACAGGGATATTGATCTGATGATCATTGAAAGCACCTACGGGGACCGTGAGCATACCCCGGTGGCGGATCTTGCCGGCAGTCTGAAAGAGACCCTGAACCGGACAATAGAACGGGGTGGCGCTCTTCTGATTCCTGCTTTTGCCTTTGGCAGAACCCAGGAGATTATTTACTTCCTTCATCAGTTGTATGACTCCGGCGCTGTTCCTCGACTACCTGTTTATGTGGATAGCCCTCTGGCATCAAATATCACAAAAGTCTTTGGGGAACATCCGGAATCTTATGATACGGAAACCCATAAAATATTTCTGGAAAAGGGGATCAATCCCTTTTATTTTAAAGACATCAAGTTTGTTGACTCGGTGGAGGAATCCATGCGCATCACCCAGGATGACACCCCGCATATTGTGCTCTCGGCATCAGGCATGTGTGAGGCGGGCCGGATTCTTCACCACCTGCGTTATAAAATCCATAATCCCAAACATACCATCCTCATTGTGGGGTATATGGCCGAACACACCCTGGGCCGGCGTATTGTAGAATTCGGGGGGCAGAAATATTCGGCTGCAGACAAGGCGCCGGAGGTTAAAATTTTGGGAAAAGGCTATCCCTTGAAAGCCCATGTGGAAAAAATCGGCGGGTTTTCAGCCCATGCAGACCGCCATGAGTTGATGCAGGTGGTTGCCGGCTCCAATCTCCGGATAAAAAATATTGCCGTTGTCCATGGCGAAGCTGACCAGAGCGCAGCATTTGCCCGGCGCCTCAACGAGAAAGGATATAATGCCTTTATCCCCAAACCTGGAGACCGGTTTAAATTGGCGTGA